The following are encoded together in the Nocardioides thalensis genome:
- the alr gene encoding alanine racemase, with translation MTSTALLEPVVDHRTRGAALQVDLTAIAENTRLLADRAGGALMAVVKADGFGHGAARVARTALRNGASWLGVTSLEEAVALRLDGITAPVLSWLNPVDVPFRQALVHDIDVAVPGPEHLAVVAAAARRAGKPARVHLHLDVGLARDGAAPLAWARLCHAARRAERDGTVRVLGVMGHLACADEPGHPANAAGRERFAWGVAVARRHGLRPPLRHLAATSATLTDPLSRHTLCRVGAGLVGIDPTGTTALRGAMTLTAPVVSIREAGAGTPVGYGHQWTAARATRLALLPLGYADGVPRCASGVAEVAVHGRRCPVVGRISMDQVVVDVGALPVAVGDVATVFGPGGHGEPTIADWAAWSGTIPHEIVTGIGARVHR, from the coding sequence ATGACCTCCACCGCCCTGCTCGAACCCGTCGTCGACCACCGCACGCGCGGCGCCGCGCTCCAGGTCGACCTCACCGCGATCGCGGAGAACACCCGGCTGCTCGCGGACCGCGCGGGCGGCGCGCTGATGGCCGTCGTGAAGGCCGACGGCTTCGGCCACGGCGCCGCCCGGGTGGCGCGGACCGCGCTCCGCAACGGGGCCTCGTGGCTCGGCGTGACCAGCCTCGAGGAGGCCGTCGCGCTGCGGCTCGACGGGATCACCGCGCCCGTCCTCAGCTGGCTCAACCCTGTCGACGTGCCGTTCCGCCAGGCGCTCGTCCACGACATCGACGTGGCGGTGCCCGGGCCGGAGCACCTCGCCGTCGTCGCAGCGGCCGCGCGCCGCGCCGGCAAACCGGCGCGGGTGCACCTCCACCTCGACGTCGGCCTGGCGCGCGACGGCGCGGCTCCCCTCGCCTGGGCCCGGCTCTGCCACGCGGCGCGGCGCGCGGAGCGCGACGGCACGGTGCGGGTGCTCGGCGTGATGGGCCACCTCGCGTGCGCGGACGAGCCCGGCCACCCGGCCAACGCGGCGGGGCGCGAGCGCTTCGCGTGGGGCGTCGCCGTCGCCCGGCGGCACGGGCTCCGGCCGCCGCTGCGCCACCTCGCCGCCACGTCGGCCACCCTCACCGACCCGCTGAGCCGGCACACGCTGTGCCGGGTCGGCGCCGGGCTGGTCGGCATCGACCCGACCGGCACCACCGCGCTGCGCGGCGCGATGACCCTCACCGCGCCGGTCGTCTCGATCCGTGAGGCCGGGGCGGGCACGCCCGTCGGCTACGGCCACCAGTGGACCGCCGCCCGCGCGACCCGCCTCGCCCTGCTCCCCCTGGGGTACGCCGACGGCGTCCCGCGGTGTGCGTCCGGCGTCGCCGAGGTGGCCGTGCACGGCCGCCGGTGCCCGGTCGTCGGACGGATCTCGATGGACCAGGTCGTCGTCGACGTCGGCGCCCTGCCGGTCGCGGTGGGCGACGTCGCGACCGTGTTCGGCCCCGGCGGGCACGGCGAGCCGACGATCGCCGACTGGGCCGCGTGGTCGGGCACCATCCCGCACGAGATCGTCACCGGCATCGGCGCGCGGGTGCACCGATGA
- a CDS encoding D-alanine--D-alanine ligase family protein, which produces MSGDKRTRVAVIGGGANSEHEVSLASAAAVRDGLPAASYDVVALTIERGGGWRDGDGRPLGAAGAVALLSTCDVVFPAVHGAGGEDGTLAALCALVEVPCVGSPTGAGATAMDKQLTKLVAASVGIRVAAGRVVTPGDAHHVGWDGPVVVKPLTAGSSQGVARVDRADDLEAALKEAFVHDDRVLVEEVVTGREIDVSVLGCADGARVVPPPLEIVGPGIFDYATKYGGGADLRVPAEVTEAERDVLTDTAVKMYDALGCRGLARIDFFLTEDGPVLLEVNTMPGLTEHSQAPRMFAAAGITYPMLLDRMVREALR; this is translated from the coding sequence ATGAGCGGCGACAAGCGGACCCGGGTGGCCGTCATCGGAGGCGGCGCCAACAGCGAGCACGAGGTCTCGCTGGCCTCGGCGGCCGCCGTGCGGGACGGGCTGCCCGCGGCGTCGTACGACGTCGTCGCGCTCACCATCGAGCGCGGCGGCGGGTGGCGGGACGGTGACGGGCGCCCGCTGGGCGCGGCCGGCGCGGTCGCCCTCCTGTCCACCTGCGACGTCGTGTTCCCCGCCGTGCACGGCGCCGGCGGCGAGGACGGCACCCTCGCCGCGCTCTGCGCGCTCGTCGAGGTGCCGTGCGTCGGTTCGCCGACCGGGGCCGGCGCTACCGCGATGGACAAGCAGCTCACCAAGCTCGTCGCCGCCTCGGTCGGCATCCGCGTCGCTGCCGGCCGGGTCGTGACGCCCGGCGACGCCCACCACGTCGGGTGGGACGGGCCGGTCGTGGTGAAGCCGCTGACGGCCGGCTCCAGCCAGGGCGTCGCCCGGGTCGACCGCGCCGACGACCTCGAGGCGGCGCTCAAGGAGGCGTTCGTGCACGACGACCGGGTGCTGGTCGAAGAGGTCGTCACCGGACGCGAGATCGACGTTTCCGTGCTCGGCTGCGCCGACGGCGCGCGGGTCGTGCCGCCCCCGCTGGAGATCGTCGGTCCGGGCATCTTCGACTACGCGACGAAGTACGGCGGCGGCGCCGACCTGCGGGTACCGGCCGAGGTGACGGAGGCCGAGCGCGACGTGCTGACCGACACCGCCGTGAAGATGTACGACGCGCTCGGCTGCCGTGGCCTGGCCCGCATCGACTTCTTCCTCACCGAGGACGGGCCGGTGCTGCTCGAGGTCAACACGATGCCCGGGCTCACCGAGCACTCGCAGGCGCCGCGGATGTTCGCGGCGGCCGGGATCACCTACCCGATGCTGCTCGACCGGATGGTCCGCGAGGCGCTTCGGTGA
- a CDS encoding histidine kinase produces the protein MTRREELARWLPAVALGLTVLVLGLWELNELLLRQGPVAGLELVFVLVFAVAVGAYRLRPSLALGLLWVVAMLHLAADIPLLLVEAAAGVVAFGCARYGSVPTVVASAASIPAVGALVLVAWGIGVDLAQANDLYFRILASGPASYSVVGAVVLGSAVLIVPWLVGLLLRVLGREAQTRAEQIETAHERDQAAELAELREGQARLARDVHDVVGHSLAVILAQAESAQYLPDDEPARLKETLATIATSARTSLQDVRQVLGATSDRTPRGGLDTLIDGVKASGHEVISTEIGDPRPLPPELEVVAYRVLQEMLTNAIRHGRRDEPVHVERHWQEELRIEVRNVIDMATVDTVAIVAANDYSPVPGNGLEGMRRRLESVNGRLDVRPRTGAGHPTFTVTAWLPTGAR, from the coding sequence GTGACCCGACGCGAGGAGCTGGCCCGGTGGCTGCCCGCCGTCGCGCTCGGGCTCACCGTGCTCGTGCTCGGGTTGTGGGAGCTCAACGAGCTGCTGCTCCGCCAGGGACCGGTCGCCGGGCTGGAGCTCGTGTTCGTCCTCGTGTTCGCCGTCGCGGTCGGCGCCTACCGACTGCGGCCCAGCCTCGCGCTCGGGCTGCTGTGGGTCGTGGCGATGCTCCACCTCGCCGCCGACATCCCGCTCCTGCTCGTCGAGGCGGCCGCGGGCGTGGTGGCCTTCGGCTGCGCGCGCTACGGCTCGGTGCCGACGGTCGTGGCCAGTGCCGCGTCGATCCCGGCGGTCGGCGCACTGGTGCTGGTCGCGTGGGGCATCGGCGTCGACCTCGCCCAGGCCAACGACCTCTACTTCCGGATCCTCGCGTCGGGTCCGGCGTCGTACTCCGTCGTCGGCGCGGTGGTCCTCGGCAGCGCAGTGCTGATCGTGCCGTGGCTGGTCGGCCTGCTGCTGCGCGTGCTCGGGCGCGAGGCGCAGACCCGCGCCGAGCAGATCGAGACCGCGCACGAGCGTGATCAGGCCGCCGAGCTCGCCGAGCTGCGGGAGGGCCAGGCCCGGCTCGCACGCGACGTGCACGACGTGGTCGGTCACTCGCTGGCGGTGATCCTGGCGCAGGCCGAGTCGGCGCAGTACCTCCCCGACGACGAGCCGGCCCGGCTCAAGGAGACGCTCGCGACGATCGCGACGTCGGCCCGCACGTCGCTCCAGGACGTGCGACAGGTGCTCGGCGCGACCAGCGACCGGACCCCGCGCGGCGGGCTCGACACCCTCATCGACGGCGTGAAGGCGAGCGGCCACGAGGTCATCTCGACCGAGATCGGCGACCCTCGGCCGCTGCCGCCGGAGCTCGAGGTCGTCGCCTACCGGGTGCTCCAGGAGATGCTGACCAACGCGATCCGGCACGGCCGGCGCGACGAGCCGGTGCACGTGGAGCGGCACTGGCAGGAGGAGCTCAGGATCGAGGTGCGCAACGTCATCGACATGGCGACGGTCGACACCGTCGCCATCGTGGCGGCGAACGACTACTCGCCGGTGCCGGGCAACGGGCTGGAGGGCATGCGGCGCCGGCTCGAGTCGGTCAACGGCCGGCTCGACGTACGGCCGCGCACCGGTGCCGGCCACCCGACGTTCACGGTGACCGCGTGGCTGCCGACGGGAGCGAGGTGA
- a CDS encoding response regulator transcription factor — MAADGSEVTAPVAEDGDIRVVLVDDQDLFREGVRVIVDAQPGMHVVGTAADGLEAIAVAEETEPDVVLMDLRMPEMDGVEATRQLLAPERVARRERALRVVVLTTFDLDDRAATAIRHGASGFLLKDTTPMQLAEAIRTVAAGNAVLAPQDLARLLDSTFGAAVAPPASYLALTEKERDIFDAVARGLSNSEVAATVHLSESTVKTHVGAVLRKLGLRDRVQIVVFAHEHGLLG; from the coding sequence GTGGCTGCCGACGGGAGCGAGGTGACCGCCCCGGTGGCCGAGGACGGCGACATCCGGGTCGTCCTCGTCGACGACCAGGACCTGTTCCGCGAGGGCGTGCGGGTGATCGTCGACGCCCAGCCCGGGATGCACGTCGTCGGCACGGCCGCCGACGGGCTCGAGGCGATCGCGGTCGCCGAGGAGACCGAGCCCGACGTGGTGCTGATGGACCTGCGGATGCCCGAGATGGACGGGGTCGAGGCGACCCGCCAGCTGCTCGCGCCGGAGCGGGTCGCGCGCCGCGAGCGGGCACTCCGCGTCGTGGTGCTCACGACGTTCGACCTCGACGACCGGGCCGCGACGGCCATCCGGCACGGCGCCAGCGGGTTCCTGCTCAAGGACACCACCCCGATGCAGCTCGCCGAGGCGATCCGCACGGTCGCGGCGGGCAACGCGGTGCTCGCGCCGCAGGACCTCGCCCGCCTCCTGGACAGCACGTTCGGCGCCGCGGTCGCCCCGCCGGCGTCGTACCTCGCGCTGACGGAGAAGGAGCGCGACATCTTCGACGCCGTCGCGCGCGGGCTGTCGAACAGCGAGGTCGCCGCGACCGTCCACCTCAGCGAGTCGACGGTGAAGACCCACGTCGGCGCGGTCCTCCGCAAGCTCGGGCTGCGCGACCGGGTGCAGATCGTGGTCTTCGCCCACGAGCACGGCCTGCTCGGCTGA
- a CDS encoding CoA-binding protein, which produces MSAPAWKDPAVIDTMLDEREVWAVVGLSGDPWRTAYSIAEELQANGKRVVPIHPSADGEKKVLGELVYKSLADVPFPIDVVDVFRRSEDAGQHVDEAIAVGAKGVWFQMGVIDQAAFERAQAAGMPMVMDICPSQVWHYRRRARA; this is translated from the coding sequence ATGAGCGCTCCTGCCTGGAAGGACCCGGCCGTCATCGACACCATGCTCGACGAGCGGGAGGTGTGGGCCGTGGTCGGCCTCAGCGGCGACCCGTGGCGTACGGCGTACTCGATCGCCGAGGAGCTCCAGGCCAACGGCAAGCGGGTGGTGCCGATCCACCCGTCGGCCGACGGCGAGAAGAAGGTGCTCGGCGAGCTGGTCTACAAGTCCCTCGCCGACGTGCCGTTCCCGATCGACGTGGTCGACGTGTTCCGCCGCTCCGAGGACGCCGGCCAGCACGTCGACGAGGCGATCGCGGTGGGCGCCAAGGGCGTGTGGTTCCAGATGGGCGTCATCGACCAGGCCGCGTTCGAGCGCGCGCAGGCCGCCGGCATGCCGATGGTGATGGACATCTGCCCGTCGCAGGTCTGGCACTACCGGCGCCGGGCGCGCGCCTGA
- a CDS encoding heparan-alpha-glucosaminide N-acetyltransferase domain-containing protein encodes MVSRLAALAPQPPVRRLVGLDVARCLALVGMIATHVLESRTANGELTFAHELAGGRASALFAVLAGVTLALLSGGREPLQGGDRRRAATGLAIRAALVALVGLGLGELETGLAIILTYYGVLFLLGLPFLALRARSLAMLAAAWVVAAPVVSHLVRPALPERRWESPHFEQLGDPGPLLSELLLTGYYPAVPWLAYLLAGMALGRCDLRGRALPAALAAGGAGLAILATTISRIATAYPQVREAIFPRSPDLGRDEFLVLVSGSQHGTTPADGAWQWLLIVSPHSATPFDLAQTIGSSLLVIGLCLLLVDLLPEAGRRTVAVLFGAGTMTLSLYSLHAVLRTPDVWPAEEPDTFIWHVLVVLAVGAFFIAIGRRGPLEAVVGAPGRALRRTTER; translated from the coding sequence GTGGTTTCGAGGCTCGCTGCGCTCGCACCTCAACCACCGGTGCGCCGCCTCGTCGGCCTCGACGTGGCGCGCTGCCTCGCGCTGGTCGGGATGATCGCGACCCACGTCCTCGAGAGCCGTACGGCGAATGGCGAGCTCACGTTCGCGCACGAGCTCGCGGGCGGGCGCGCCTCCGCGCTGTTCGCGGTGCTGGCGGGGGTGACGCTTGCGCTGCTCAGCGGGGGACGCGAGCCGCTGCAGGGCGGCGACCGGCGGCGGGCGGCGACGGGCCTCGCGATCAGGGCCGCGCTGGTGGCGCTGGTCGGTCTCGGGCTCGGTGAGCTGGAGACCGGGCTGGCGATCATCCTGACCTACTACGGCGTGCTGTTCCTGCTGGGCCTGCCGTTCCTCGCCCTGCGCGCGCGGTCGCTCGCGATGCTCGCCGCGGCGTGGGTCGTCGCGGCGCCGGTGGTGTCCCACCTGGTGCGGCCCGCTCTCCCCGAGCGGCGGTGGGAGAGCCCGCACTTCGAGCAGCTCGGAGACCCCGGACCGCTCCTGAGCGAGCTCCTGCTGACCGGCTACTACCCGGCGGTCCCGTGGCTGGCCTACCTGCTCGCCGGGATGGCGCTGGGGCGCTGCGACCTGCGCGGCCGGGCGTTGCCCGCCGCGCTCGCCGCCGGCGGCGCCGGCCTGGCGATCCTCGCCACGACGATCTCGCGGATCGCCACGGCGTATCCGCAGGTGCGCGAGGCGATCTTCCCGCGCTCGCCCGACCTCGGCCGCGACGAGTTCCTGGTCCTCGTCAGCGGCAGCCAGCACGGCACCACGCCTGCCGACGGCGCGTGGCAGTGGCTGCTGATCGTCTCGCCCCACTCGGCGACGCCGTTCGACCTCGCCCAGACGATCGGCAGCTCGCTGCTCGTGATCGGGCTGTGCCTCCTGCTCGTCGACCTGCTGCCAGAGGCCGGCCGCCGGACGGTCGCGGTGCTCTTCGGCGCGGGCACGATGACGCTGTCGCTCTACTCGCTGCACGCGGTGCTGCGCACCCCCGACGTGTGGCCGGCGGAGGAGCCCGACACGTTCATCTGGCACGTGCTGGTGGTGCTCGCCGTGGGTGCCTTCTTCATCGCGATCGGGCGCCGCGGGCCGCTCGAGGCGGTCGTCGGCGCGCCGGGCAGGGCGCTGCGCCGTACGACCGAGCGCTAG
- the purE gene encoding 5-(carboxyamino)imidazole ribonucleotide mutase — MTARVGIVMGSDSDWPVMAAAAEALKEFGIDYEADVVSAHRMPEEMLAYGKDAHGRGLEVIIAGAGGAAHLPGMLASVTPLPVIGVPVPLKYLDGLDSLLSIVQMPAGVPVATVAVGGARNAGLLAVRILAAGDPDLQKQMLEFQADLKAAAQAKGAVVRGDAG; from the coding sequence ATGACTGCGCGCGTGGGCATCGTGATGGGCTCGGATTCCGACTGGCCGGTGATGGCCGCGGCCGCCGAGGCGCTGAAGGAGTTCGGCATCGACTACGAGGCCGACGTCGTCTCGGCGCACCGGATGCCGGAGGAGATGCTCGCCTACGGGAAGGACGCCCACGGTCGCGGGCTCGAGGTGATCATCGCCGGCGCCGGGGGAGCGGCCCACCTGCCCGGGATGCTCGCGTCGGTCACGCCGCTGCCGGTGATCGGCGTGCCGGTGCCGCTGAAGTACCTCGACGGCCTGGACTCCCTGCTCTCCATCGTGCAGATGCCCGCGGGCGTGCCCGTCGCGACCGTCGCGGTGGGCGGCGCCCGCAACGCCGGCCTGCTCGCCGTCCGCATCCTCGCCGCCGGCGACCCCGACCTGCAGAAGCAGATGCTCGAGTTCCAGGCCGACCTCAAGGCCGCCGCCCAGGCCAAGGGCGCGGTCGTGCGCGGCGACGCCGGGTAG
- a CDS encoding 5-(carboxyamino)imidazole ribonucleotide synthase has product MPEPAPRLAVIGGGQLARMMAQPAIALGLPLRLLAEAEGVSAAQVIPDQMVGDYTDLPTLREVTAGCAVVTFDHEHVPTQHLHALAEAGVAVRPGPEALVHAQDKVVMREAMALLDAPQPRWAVVASVADVEAFGFPCVLKVSRGGYDGRGVWVVREPADVAEPLATAQDRGVRLLAEELVDFRRELSALVARAPSGQAASYPVVATTQVDGICHEVVAPAPDLDPALAGDAQELALAVAGKLGVTGILAVELFETRDGRILVNELAMRPHNTGHWSQDGAVTSQFENHLRAVMDLPLGSPAPRAPWTVMVNILGSDNPDVGRLYDGYPHAMARDPRLRVHLYGKELRPGRKVGHVNAYGDDLEDCLERARHAAAWFRGDLGNESE; this is encoded by the coding sequence GTGCCGGAACCCGCTCCCCGCCTCGCCGTCATCGGTGGTGGCCAGCTGGCCCGGATGATGGCCCAGCCCGCCATCGCCCTCGGACTCCCGCTCCGCCTCCTCGCCGAGGCCGAGGGTGTGTCCGCCGCCCAGGTCATCCCCGACCAGATGGTCGGCGACTACACCGACCTGCCCACGCTGCGCGAGGTCACCGCCGGCTGCGCCGTCGTGACGTTCGACCACGAGCACGTGCCGACCCAGCACCTGCACGCGCTCGCGGAGGCCGGCGTCGCCGTACGGCCGGGGCCGGAGGCGCTGGTCCACGCGCAGGACAAGGTCGTGATGCGCGAGGCGATGGCGCTGCTCGACGCCCCGCAGCCGCGGTGGGCAGTGGTCGCCTCGGTCGCCGACGTCGAGGCGTTCGGCTTCCCGTGCGTGCTCAAGGTCAGCCGCGGCGGCTACGACGGCCGCGGCGTCTGGGTGGTGCGCGAGCCGGCCGACGTCGCCGAGCCGCTCGCGACCGCGCAGGACCGCGGCGTCCGGCTGCTCGCCGAGGAGCTCGTGGACTTCCGGCGCGAGCTCTCGGCGCTCGTCGCCCGCGCCCCCAGCGGCCAGGCTGCGTCGTACCCCGTCGTCGCCACGACCCAGGTCGACGGCATCTGCCACGAGGTCGTCGCGCCGGCCCCCGACCTCGACCCGGCGCTCGCCGGCGACGCCCAGGAGCTGGCGCTCGCGGTGGCCGGGAAGCTCGGGGTCACCGGCATCCTCGCGGTCGAGCTGTTCGAGACCCGGGACGGCCGGATCCTCGTCAACGAGCTCGCGATGCGCCCGCACAACACCGGCCACTGGAGCCAGGACGGCGCGGTCACCTCGCAGTTCGAGAACCACCTGCGCGCCGTGATGGACCTGCCGCTCGGCTCGCCCGCCCCGCGCGCGCCGTGGACGGTGATGGTCAACATCCTCGGGTCCGACAACCCCGACGTGGGGCGGCTGTACGACGGCTACCCGCACGCGATGGCGCGCGACCCGCGGCTGCGGGTGCACCTCTACGGCAAGGAGCTGCGGCCGGGGCGCAAGGTCGGGCACGTCAACGCCTACGGCGACGACCTCGAGGACTGCCTCGAGCGCGCACGGCACGCGGCGGCGTGGTTCCGGGGGGACCTGGGGAACGAGTCGGAGTGA
- a CDS encoding winged helix-turn-helix domain-containing protein → MIEVQDVRLDPDARRVWRGEREVLFSRKEFDLVHALIAKAGVIVSREELMRDVWHADFWTSSKTIDVHLGWVRRKLGDDTRHPVLITTVRGQGLRFETEPAAPAPTA, encoded by the coding sequence GTGATCGAGGTGCAGGACGTGCGGCTCGACCCGGACGCTCGGCGCGTGTGGCGGGGCGAGCGTGAGGTGTTGTTCTCCCGCAAGGAGTTCGACCTGGTCCACGCCCTCATCGCGAAGGCCGGCGTCATCGTCAGTCGCGAGGAGCTGATGCGCGACGTGTGGCACGCCGACTTCTGGACCTCGTCGAAGACCATCGACGTCCACCTCGGCTGGGTGCGCCGCAAGCTCGGCGACGACACCCGGCACCCGGTCCTCATCACGACGGTCCGCGGCCAGGGGCTGCGTTTCGAGACCGAGCCCGCCGCGCCGGCGCCGACTGCCTAG
- a CDS encoding adenylate/guanylate cyclase domain-containing protein has protein sequence MSDEAPSLTAAEVAERAGMPVDQARRLWRILGFPESGDAPAFSKDDVVALETVMAVLRDGIVDLDVIYNVARGVGLTMARLADWEVSTLVQHVEEAYAAAGGSPDGDPATWAIDKYGKAFEDLIIHAWRRHLSASLARMESVRAVDEEAGTVQVTVGFADIVGFTALSNELTRERIGDLVELFEARCGDVIAAQHGRLIKSMGDAVLFVNDDPLAAFATAEGIINVIGRDSRMPDVRVGLATGAVVMRLGDVFGPPVNLASRLTNVARRNRIIIDAATADLLPGDQIESRPLPPRPVRGFGIVEPLTARRV, from the coding sequence GTGTCTGACGAGGCACCGTCCCTCACCGCCGCGGAGGTCGCCGAGCGCGCCGGGATGCCCGTCGACCAGGCGCGGCGGCTCTGGCGGATCCTCGGCTTCCCCGAGAGCGGTGACGCGCCCGCGTTCTCCAAGGACGACGTCGTCGCGCTCGAGACCGTCATGGCGGTGCTCCGCGACGGGATCGTCGACCTCGACGTCATCTACAACGTCGCGCGCGGCGTCGGGCTGACGATGGCGCGGCTCGCCGACTGGGAGGTGAGCACCCTCGTCCAGCACGTCGAGGAGGCGTACGCCGCCGCGGGCGGCTCGCCCGACGGCGACCCCGCGACGTGGGCGATCGACAAGTACGGCAAGGCGTTCGAGGACCTCATCATCCACGCCTGGCGGCGGCACCTGAGCGCTTCGCTGGCGCGGATGGAGTCGGTGCGCGCGGTCGACGAGGAGGCGGGCACCGTCCAGGTGACGGTGGGCTTCGCCGACATCGTCGGGTTCACCGCGCTGTCCAACGAGCTCACCCGGGAGCGGATCGGCGACCTGGTCGAGCTCTTCGAGGCGCGCTGCGGCGACGTGATCGCCGCCCAGCACGGCCGCCTGATCAAGAGCATGGGCGACGCCGTGCTCTTCGTGAACGACGATCCGCTCGCCGCGTTCGCGACCGCCGAGGGGATCATCAACGTGATCGGCCGCGACAGCCGGATGCCCGACGTCCGGGTCGGGCTGGCCACCGGGGCCGTGGTGATGCGCCTCGGCGACGTGTTCGGGCCGCCCGTCAACCTCGCGTCCCGGCTGACCAACGTCGCCCGGCGCAACCGGATCATCATCGACGCGGCCACCGCCGACCTGCTGCCCGGCGACCAGATCGAGTCCCGGCCGCTGCCGCCGCGGCCGGTCCGGGGCTTCGGCATCGTCGAGCCGCTGACCGCTCGTCGCGTCTGA
- a CDS encoding PH domain-containing protein, with product MAISQKLLNPGENLLVSTRQHPKALFGPMLALVVLLAIGVAVQVLIDDEDLGWLELAVWVVVLIGILWFCVRPFLDWLTTVHGITERRLITRQGIITRRGHDIPLARVSDVQIEINLIDRPFGCGTLVITDASTFGEVRLNDIPHVERTQLQLNEQLHRLHGGGGPDARRADEGV from the coding sequence GTGGCCATCTCACAGAAGCTGCTCAACCCCGGCGAGAACCTGCTGGTCAGCACGCGCCAGCACCCGAAGGCGCTGTTCGGCCCGATGCTCGCGCTCGTCGTGCTGCTCGCGATCGGCGTCGCCGTGCAGGTCCTGATCGACGACGAGGACCTCGGCTGGCTCGAGCTCGCCGTCTGGGTCGTGGTGCTGATCGGCATCCTCTGGTTCTGCGTCCGGCCGTTCCTCGACTGGCTGACGACGGTCCACGGCATCACCGAGCGACGGCTCATCACGCGGCAGGGCATCATCACCCGCCGCGGCCACGACATCCCGCTCGCGCGCGTCAGCGACGTGCAGATCGAGATCAACCTGATCGACCGGCCGTTCGGCTGCGGCACGCTGGTGATCACCGACGCCTCCACGTTCGGCGAGGTCCGGCTCAACGACATCCCGCACGTGGAGCGCACCCAGCTGCAGCTCAACGAGCAGCTGCACCGCCTGCACGGCGGCGGCGGTCCCGACGCGCGCCGAGCGGACGAAGGTGTCTGA
- a CDS encoding biotin--[acetyl-CoA-carboxylase] ligase, whose product MTGAPTSRPPLDSSALAEAFDKLPDLSLELLPEAASTNQVAAERARAGAPEGLVVVADHQTAGRGRLDRTWETPPGTAVTFSLMLRPSVAPAAWPWLPLLTGHTVAKALRALGYDARVKWPNDVLVDDRKVAGILVERVETPDGPAAIVGAGINVDLGEDELPVATATSLGIAAHDGTAVPDRETVLLDVVAAVREGYDAWQAGGEAAASRLAASYSANCATIGQEVRVDLPGGESMTGTATAVDPDGRLVVDTVGGTERVGAGDVVHVRPAGK is encoded by the coding sequence GTGACCGGAGCCCCCACCTCGCGCCCACCCCTCGACTCGTCCGCGCTCGCCGAGGCGTTCGACAAGCTGCCCGACCTGAGCCTCGAGCTGCTGCCCGAGGCCGCCTCGACCAACCAGGTCGCGGCCGAACGGGCGCGCGCCGGCGCACCCGAGGGCCTGGTCGTCGTCGCCGACCACCAGACGGCCGGCCGCGGCCGCCTCGACCGCACCTGGGAGACCCCGCCGGGCACGGCGGTCACGTTCTCCCTCATGCTCCGCCCGTCCGTCGCACCCGCGGCGTGGCCGTGGCTGCCGCTGCTGACCGGCCACACGGTCGCCAAGGCCCTGCGGGCGCTGGGGTACGACGCCCGCGTGAAGTGGCCCAACGACGTGCTGGTTGACGACCGCAAGGTGGCCGGCATCCTGGTCGAGCGGGTGGAGACGCCCGACGGCCCGGCCGCGATCGTGGGCGCCGGGATCAACGTCGACCTCGGCGAGGACGAGCTGCCCGTCGCGACCGCCACGTCGCTCGGCATCGCCGCGCACGACGGCACTGCCGTGCCCGACCGCGAGACGGTGCTGCTCGACGTCGTGGCTGCCGTCCGTGAGGGCTACGACGCCTGGCAGGCAGGCGGCGAGGCCGCCGCGAGCCGCCTCGCGGCGTCGTACTCCGCCAACTGCGCGACCATCGGCCAGGAGGTGCGGGTCGACCTGCCGGGCGGCGAGTCGATGACGGGCACCGCGACGGCGGTCGACCCCGACGGCCGCCTCGTCGTCGACACGGTCGGCGGCACCGAGCGGGTGGGCGCGGGCGACGTGGTGCACGTACGACCCGCCGGCAAGTAA